GTACTCCCACCTTCCGCCCAGAACGATTCTAGAGACGGGCAGCAGGGAAACACACGCCCTCAGAAGGCACTGCAGCCTGTGAGGGCAACGCAGTTCCAAACCACACGTGTGCCTCCCTGGGAAGGAGTGATCACCCCCTTTGAAAATCACTTCAGATGAGTTTCTGGCATTGTTGGGACTGCATAATGTTTTGGGGGGCATTGAGATCACAGGGGGCAAATGCTCCTGGCTGTGAATTTGACTCTGTATACAATTATTCGGCATTTCTGCCCCTGGTGGCTAATTGTCtataatctgaaaaatgaagagataaaacaaaaaaccaacaaaaccaaaaccatgtCAGTACACCATGCCTCTAATTCTGAACTCTAAGGGGTGAGGTAAGGTCTACTCTGTTACCTGTTTGTTAATCCTTTAATTGTGATGAAAAGTCTCAGAGGCAATGTGCTCAACTAAGATGATGCTTTCTTTGTGGCTCTTGCGATTAAAAATTTAATGATGTGGCATgcaaaattagaaacagaaagtTAAGGTCTATGCAGATAGAAAACTTTTAGTTCCCTGAGATACCTTGCTATGAGTAGGTAATGCTGCTCTTCCACAGTGACTGAGAGGGTAAGCTTGTCCAGACAGAATATCAAGAAATTTTAATGACACTGACTAGCAGGAACAGTAGTTAAGGGATCACCTTTAACAGCAGTGGCATCTACACGCTGGGGTTATCCCGGTCTCCTGactgctgtttttttcttgccATCAGGAAGACACCATCCAGAGGGAAGGACACATGCGATGGGGGGAAGGCTTTGTGCTGGTCTACGACATTACTGACCGGGGAAGTTTCGAGGAAATGCTGCCCCTTAAAAACATTCTGGATGAGATCAAAAAGCCCAAGAATGTGACTCTCATCTTGGTTGGAAACAAAGCTGACTTGGACCACTCCAGACAGGTTAGTACAGAAGAAGGGGAGAAGTTGGCCACAGAATTAGCCTGTGCTTTTTATGAGTGTTCTGCCTGCACTGGAGAAGGGAACATCACAGAGATATTCTACGAGCTGTGTCGAGAGGTGCGTCGCCGGAGGATGGTCCAGGGCAAGACAAGGCGACGCAGCTCCACCACGCACGTCAAGCAAGCCATTAACAAGATGCTCACCAAAATCAGTAGTTAGGCAGCTCCGTTCTTGTGAAGGTCCTACTGAGGTGGGTCAGCTGATTGGAAACACTTCCATgcccttccctcttttttctcctcccaaataaaagaaaatacaccaTTCTTTGCTCTGACTCTGGGAAGTGTCTGGGTTTCCCCCTGTTCCCAGCCTCTTGTCTGTTGAGAAGTTAGAGTGTTTTATGAAATACAGTGCTGGCAATTACTCCCTTTCCTGCTTGAATAAAATGCGCTTTATTGCAGTGTGAACATGTAATCATCAGAGATTCTGAAATAGCTGAGTTCATATTAAGCTATTTTTAGGCATTTTCACTTTGCTTCAGTAGGTTGAGTTCTTTTCAAAggcattttcaaatttcatttcttgTCAAAGTCTACCAATGGTCACCTTAAAAGTCTAACACAAtagaaaatacagcaaaaataCAGGAACAGTAGCTGAAATATTGGAGCAAGGAATagatttttctgaattattataAATCATCTAGTTTTCCTTTAACCcttattttgttcttaaattcaaACCACATTCTCACCAAGTTTCCCAATAGGTGATAAGAGTTCCATTTCAATTCGAGTTGGTTCTCTCAGTGGTCTATGGACCATCATACCCTGATTCTCCTTCTGCAGCTCCAACAATAGCTCCTTATAAAGAGGCCGCAGGACCGCTCAATTCAGACCCTGCGGGTCCCTTTCTCAACAAGCCCAGGGTAATGTAAAGACACTAGAAATCTTTGCACCAAACTCTGACTTTATTGAAGCCAACAGAGGACTTAGAATGAGAGGTGTctgcttcatttctctctctgcgTACCACCTTAACTGCGTACCACCTAACAATCCAAAAAGCAGGAAAATTAAGAATGAAGCCAAACGACCGTTCCGCTGGGGAGCCAAGGCTTTGTGCTAGACACAGTAAGAAAAAATGGCCTCTGATTCCTTACATTGGTTACATGACATCCAATACAGAgtcaggcaaaagtaggtttacagctgttcatatggaaaataatacaataattagtaaataataatacaagaataaactctgtttcacatactcataactgttaacctacttttgccccaccatgtactttgaataaattcatttatttaggataattcagaaaaaaatgagtgattAAATTTCACTATACCTGAATAAATGTGTATACAACAGATTCTTATATTGTGAAAATACAGTCTGTAACTGATAAAATTTTgtgattcttttttccttattatgcCCCTATGTATCAAGATTTGGGCactttattttagaagaaaatatatatcttttacatatgtgtgtatttataaatgcatagatatatgtataaaaatttgTAAGAGTTGGAGGCTTTAATTCACCAATGCATTTGGACAACTTGGTGTAACTATTTtatgtgaatataataaaaaacataattttcacaTTCTCTCATGTTAGGGCAGTCTTTCTTGTGAtaacataaaatgtttataattttataagagaCATGAGGAGACAATCGAACTGTAGAGTTGAAAAACCAGTGAGTGTGATGTGAAAAAATCATCCTCGGTTCATAATAATAGCTACTGTTTTGGAGTGCTTAGGTGTGTCTTAGGCACTTTATGTATTATTTCATCGATCCTTACAGTAATCTTATGGAAGAGATAGTACTATGATTGCAGTTGCAGGGACAAAGATACTAAGCCACAAGAAAAAACAAGTTTATGAAACTGTTTAGAAGGTAGAGCCAGAATCCAATCCAGAGAGGCAAAGGCAGACCCTGGAGCCCCTACTgatatttgtgaaatattaataacCTAAGATAGGGCTCTTGTTTTTGAGCTGTAACGATGAAGACAGacacaggaaggagaaaaattaggaaaaacttGCTTCATTTATGCTTGTATTcaatcattaacaaatatttgtatataagttGGACATACAATTTGacacaaattatttcatttgattgtGTCAGAGCTGGAGCTTGAATATATACAAGTTATTCAGGCAAATTAGATAGTGAAAATTTTCTAGGCAAAAGGAATAGCATGAAGCTAAAATATGGAGATACAAAAAGTAATGGTAAGTATAGAAATTCAAAGCAGTGTAGAGAGCCACATATATCCATTTTCAGGATAAACAGAAAGGAGTAACAGAGGaaaggaatgaagagaaaaaaataagtgatttggaagtaagaaaaaaaggcaaaaaatcataaaattgcaAGTTTAGGTAACCGTATGTTAAAGGCCCTAACAGCTGAGGGAGCTGTGATTAGCTTTCAGTAACGTCCATTTAGACAGGGTAGGGCAGATGAAAGCAgggtaaaattgtttttttttaatgttgccaTCTTCTAGAATTATAGTCTATTTCATATTCTCATAACTATACTTGGGGAATGAAGCTCAGCCAGGTGTTATTAAGAACAAGCTCCTAAGGAGTCATAATGAAATACCTGGGTGCCATCTTGGGCCAAACACTAAGGAAGGAAAGTTCAAAGTCGCTAACACCAGCAACTTCTCTAGACACATGCGTGCAAACCCAGGCCTATGAAAAAAGCATGGAACCACTGGCTGAAGTCCCAGCTGGCAATTACCCAAGAACATGAGATTGCTCAAATATAAATTACTCCTTCATGCCCCAGGCTTCTCCACAAATGAAGACTATAAACAATTGTGgtttttaaagtagtattttaaTGATGGAAACCTGTGAGTTCTTGAATATAGAACCACACTGCCACTACCAGTGTTTGCTGTTTGtgttgctttccttttcttttaagattctagCGACATTATTTCTAATTATTGTGTTTGTACTCATATGCCTCACAGCAGTGAGGGAAGAAGCCTATCATTCAGGACCTTCCTTTTAAGTATCATGTAATGCTCACACGTATGTAAATAAACACAGCATCTTTGATTCTAAGTACAATACCAGCCAAGCTTTCTTATTAAAACAGCCTATGCCCACTTTGAGGATAATAAAAAAGGAGGCAGTTCATTGGGTCAAAATTAATCAGACAAGTTGAATTCAATTGTCCTGAGTTAATAACCTATTGGAAGATtgtgagaggggaaaaaatgacataagtatttttttccccataggTTTGAAATGCTACATTTAGCAAATTTTGTAGCCCCCATATATATGGTTTTATTTCAATGTTAAACTAcctacttttaaattattattataaagctacaCTGATTAAGAAAGCATGTTGTTAGTGTAGGGAAGACATGTCGATCTATGGGATAGAATATAAAGACCAAAAGCAGAACCACACTTACATGGttgattgatttttgacaaaagcaCCAAAAAAATTCAGTGGgaataaaacattcttttcaaaagttaATGCTGGAATGAATTCAAATCCATTTGCAATATAAATAATTATCAACCTGTACTTCCcatcatgtacaaaaattaaattctacATGGATCAttgacctaaatataagagctaaaatttaaaaaatttccatagCAAGAGAAAATCTTCGTGACCTTGAGTTAGGCAAGGATCTTTTAGGACAcaataagcacaaataaaagcaaagttagaaatgtatcatttaaataaatgtttatcatttaatttaaataaatttaatttgtttatttataaatttaaattatgtgtttataaaatttaaatattcataaataaaatatttaatttctgaaCCAATAATATGAATTGATAGATAAATTTgataaattcatttatcatttattaaatatttgcatttaagaaaatacaacaacaagccaaactgggagaaaaatatgtggaaaatacATATCTCACCAAGAATGtacattcagaatatataaagaactcttagaaTTCAACAACAAGATACATAATATGGTTAAAATGTTGGACAAAAGTTTTGAGTAGATAATTGACaaaaaaagatatgtaaataGCAAATgatcacatgaaaagatgctcaccatcactagagtagagaaatgcaaattgaaaccacaatgtaCACACCGAGTGTACACCGAGGATAGTAACTAAGAATCAAACACCGAGGATACACGTCAGTGAGGATATCTGCATCCTGGAACCCTCAGGCATTGCCAGTGGGGACACAAAAGGGTATAGTCAGTCATTTTGTGAAACAGTAGGGGAATCCATTGTAAagttaagtatatatttaacacACAACTCAGCCATCCTGTTCCTAAGTATGACAAGACAAATGAAAATCTATGTTCACATAAAGACCTATCTGCTAACATTTATAGTATCTTTCTtcataattgcaaaaaaaaaaacccaaactggcAACAACTCAAGTTTTCATTAATGAGTGAGTAAATAAGCAAATTATGGTGTAGCTTCATTATAAAATACTACTAAACAACGAAAAGGCATACTATTGGATGATTCtcaaggcattatgctaagtaaaagaagccagacacaagatGCTACATACAATAATATTCCTTCTATACAAAAATCCCACAAAAGGAGAACAATAGTAAAAGCAGATCAGTGGTCCCCAGAGTCTGAAGTTAACAAGAGTGGCTCAGGGAACCTTCTAGCATGGTGTAAATTGTACTTGAAAATtgctgaaaaaagaaacatctgtcTCTTGGGAATTCAGCAAGGAGGGCAAATCAAAGAAAGCCATCctgaaatctatttaaaaacaaatgttcagCAGCTCAGAATggatttttaatttgcatcttttctacttttaactaggtaacaatattttatttgaaaataatagtgTCACTTAAATGCTCCGTGCATCTATACCATTTCAGGCTCCCTGGATGAAGGACCTCCAGCCAGTGGGGACTCAATGCAAGTGAATATGCCATTCTGTTCTCTTGTGCATCCGAGCCAGTCTATTTCTCCCTAGCAACCGTGAACAAGTCTTTGGGCTCTTTGAATTCGGGAGcgtgtatatatgtgcacatgtCAGTCTGCTTCTTACATGTttcatgaaagaagaaaataatttggtTTGTTCTACGaaagtatttttaagaataaaaacctCACTGTTCAGTAGCCTAGGGAAGTGCTTGATAATGCCTTCTTGTCATTCCTTTATGATTTATGAGATACTATAAACATTGTTGTAAAAACTTTTACTTTGTCATCCTCTTCATCTCCTTGTTGCTTGGGAAAGCACAGGGCTTATTGCGAAAAGCAAGGGAGGACATTGAAACGCATACAGCATATTGATTACTTCTATTTCCCGAGCTTCTGAGTCCATCTATATATATTGGTAATGTCCAACTATAATTTATGTTCCTAACATTTGCTTGTAAATTGGCTTTTGGGATTGCCAAATGCAATTTCGATGGAAAACAAAGTTATAAATCAGATTTAGTTTTTTCCAGCTAGTTTATAGAAACCTGTCTAACCCATAACATAATGCTTTTCTTGGTGAGGACTACAGTAAACATAACATTTCAAAAAGGACAAATTTATTTTCAGCGCCCTGTCACCTCCCCTTCGGTATCTCTCCCGTACGTGC
The sequence above is a segment of the Phyllostomus discolor isolate MPI-MPIP mPhyDis1 chromosome 2, mPhyDis1.pri.v3, whole genome shotgun sequence genome. Coding sequences within it:
- the RERG gene encoding ras-related and estrogen-regulated growth inhibitor isoform X2, translating into MAKSAEVKLAIFGRAGVGKSESTYRHQATIDDEVVTMEILDTAGQEDTIQREGHMRWGEGFVLVYDITDRGSFEEMLPLKNILDEIKKPKNVTLILVGNKADLDHSRQVSTEEGEKLATELACAFYECSACTGEGNITEIFYELCREVRRRRMVQGKTRRRSSTTHVKQAINKMLTKISS
- the RERG gene encoding ras-related and estrogen-regulated growth inhibitor isoform X1 → MAKSAEVKLAIFGRAGVGKSALVVRFLTKRFIWEYDPTLESTYRHQATIDDEVVTMEILDTAGQEDTIQREGHMRWGEGFVLVYDITDRGSFEEMLPLKNILDEIKKPKNVTLILVGNKADLDHSRQVSTEEGEKLATELACAFYECSACTGEGNITEIFYELCREVRRRRMVQGKTRRRSSTTHVKQAINKMLTKISS